The genomic stretch AGACGCTGACGCCGGCCCGCGCGGCAATGCCGATCAGGGTGTCGCCGGTTTTGACGCGGTAGGGGGTGGCGGCCAGGCTGGAGCTGCCCAGCGTCAAGGCCAGGAGCAAGGGGGTTATGGAAGCCCTCATGGGAGACTCAGCATAAACATTCCATGAAGGGAAAGGGAAGAGGCAAAGTGGGGAAATTCACGGTTTGAAACAGCCTTTTTCTGTGCAGGGCAGATGCGCTAGGCTGGGTTCCGTGCCGGACTTAGTTGAACGTCAAATCTATACTCCGCCGCCCGGGTTTCGTCGGCTGCACCTGCGGGTGGCCTGGGACGGGCGGGACTTCGCGGGGTGGCAGGCGCAGCGCCACGCCCCCAGCGTGCAGGACACCCTGCAAGCGGCGCTGGGCCAGCTGGGCGGCGTTCAGGCTTTCCGTGCCGTGGCGGCCGGGCGCACCGACGCCGGCGTTCATGCCGAGGACATGCCGCTGCACTGGGACGTTCCCGCCGCTTTCCGATTGCCGGTGGAGAAACTGGCCCGCGCCCTGAATGCCCACCTGCCGCCCAGCGTGGCGGTGCTGGACGCGCAGCCCGCCCCGCCGGACTTTCACGCCCGCTTCTCGTGCACCGGGCGGCGTTACGTTTACCGCCTGCTGGTCTCGCCGCAGCGCCACCCGCTGCACCAGGGCCGCGCCCTGCATGTGGTCACGCCGCTGGACGCCGCGGCCATGAACAGCGCCGCTCGCCTGCTGGTCGGCACGCACGATTTCGCGGCGTTCGCCACCCAGGAAGACCGGCAGACCATGCGTGAACTGCGCCGGCTGGAGGTGCACCCCGGCCTGCTGGTGTGGGACATTCACGTTCACGGCGAGAGTTTCCTGCGCCACATGGTGCGCGGCCTGGTCGGCACACTGCTGCTGGTGGGGCAGGGCAAACTGAAGCCGGCCGACGTGCAGGCCGTCCTGGCCTCGCGCCAGCGGGCCCAGGCCGGCGCGAACGTGGCCCCGCACGGCCTGTATTTCGCCGGGGCCGAGTACGGCCTGCGCCAGAAAGCGGATGGCCCGAACCAGACCATTGGGTGAAGCGGCTTCCGTCTGTTTCGTCAACAAACCGGCACCTCACCGGTTTGTCGACTCCACGCCCGGAACCCGCCCTGCTCCCACTCGCTTCGCTCGGACTGAATCACTTCGTAGGTGATTCAATCGGAGTCCATATAACCTGTCAGCAAGATGCTGCTGACCCTCTCGACCACGCACCAGCCGGCCACCGACCTGGGCTTCGTGCTGATGAAACATCCGGAGCGCGTGCTGGAACGCGAACTGCCGTTCGGGAAGGCCACGGTGTTCTATCCGGAAGCCTCGGCGAGGCGCTGCACGGTGGCCCTGCTGCTGGAGGTCGACCCGGTGGCCCTGTCGCGCACCACGCGCGCGGCCGAGGGGAAGCCGCTGGAACCGTACGTGAACGACCGGCCCTACGCGGCGGGCAGTTTCCTGGCGGTGGCGCTGCGCGACGCTTTCGGCACTGCCATGACCGGGACCAGCCGGGAGCGGCCGGAACTGGCAGACACGCCCCTGGCGCTGAGCGTGGAGGTGCCGTGCATCGCCGCGCGTGGCCCGGCAGACCTGCCCGGGCGCCTGTTCGGGCCGCTGGGATACGCGGTGCAGACCGAGGCCATTCCCCTCGACCCGCTGTACCCGGAGTGGGGCGAGCGGCCTTACCTGAAGTTGCGGCTGTCCGGTACGGTGAAAGTCGCGCACCTGCTGAAACACCTGTATGTGCTGCTGCCCGTGCTGGACGGAAGGAAGCACTACTACCTGAACGACACCGAGGTGGACAAGCTGCTGCGCCACGGCGAAGGTTGGCTGGACACCCACCCGGAGCGCGGACTCATCGCGGCCCGTTACCTGCGCTTCCGCGAACTGGTGCGCCAGGCCACCCCCCACTTCACGGTTCAGGAGGAGACGGTTCAGGACGGGGAACAGGCGGCCGGGCCACCGGAAACTGGGCTGCGCCTGCACGAGGAAAGGCTGGACGCGGTGGCGCAGCTGCTCAGGGACAGCGGGGCCAGGCGCGTCCTCGACCTGGGGTGCGGCGAGGGCAAACTGCTGCGCCGCCTGCTGCCCGCGCCGCAGTTCCGTGAACTGGTGGGCCTGGACATCAGCGCCCGGACCCTGGAAATCGCCGCCGAAAACCTGAAATTGCAGGAACGCCCGGAGTTAAGTGAGCGTGTAAAACTTCTGCACGGCAGCCTGGCTTACCCGGAC from Deinococcus fonticola encodes the following:
- a CDS encoding 3' terminal RNA ribose 2'-O-methyltransferase Hen1 → MLLTLSTTHQPATDLGFVLMKHPERVLERELPFGKATVFYPEASARRCTVALLLEVDPVALSRTTRAAEGKPLEPYVNDRPYAAGSFLAVALRDAFGTAMTGTSRERPELADTPLALSVEVPCIAARGPADLPGRLFGPLGYAVQTEAIPLDPLYPEWGERPYLKLRLSGTVKVAHLLKHLYVLLPVLDGRKHYYLNDTEVDKLLRHGEGWLDTHPERGLIAARYLRFRELVRQATPHFTVQEETVQDGEQAAGPPETGLRLHEERLDAVAQLLRDSGARRVLDLGCGEGKLLRRLLPAPQFRELVGLDISARTLEIAAENLKLQERPELSERVKLLHGSLAYPDSRLKGFDAAALVEVIEHLEPHRLDALSANLFGFARPATVVLTTPNAEYNETFENPRDLRHHDHRFEWTRAEFQAWATAAAGKYGYGVRFGPLGDVHPEYGPITQMAVFTR
- the truA gene encoding tRNA pseudouridine(38-40) synthase TruA → MGSVPDLVERQIYTPPPGFRRLHLRVAWDGRDFAGWQAQRHAPSVQDTLQAALGQLGGVQAFRAVAAGRTDAGVHAEDMPLHWDVPAAFRLPVEKLARALNAHLPPSVAVLDAQPAPPDFHARFSCTGRRYVYRLLVSPQRHPLHQGRALHVVTPLDAAAMNSAARLLVGTHDFAAFATQEDRQTMRELRRLEVHPGLLVWDIHVHGESFLRHMVRGLVGTLLLVGQGKLKPADVQAVLASRQRAQAGANVAPHGLYFAGAEYGLRQKADGPNQTIG